The following are from one region of the Coccinella septempunctata chromosome 7, icCocSept1.1, whole genome shotgun sequence genome:
- the LOC123316383 gene encoding tubulin polyglutamylase TTLL4-like isoform X4 — MPGHGLPSSRNFLKLEEYPLEYHTLSREENITKYQQFQSWCNTCGKSSYKQVPNECVEPCKKKSKETKTCVKKYLDNEQFENMELDYQLKEGWYDTKKQFSKPYECCRFSSLNGADEQQYYDCCRFRPNLCELPTSYIRNTNNCQPNQALSCSKMSDDGKEYVECLENRVKSYEKAIKYVEYSENASVLQVDHEKIRDAYDGRLQKTCEKLAGIHSHFNPIISSERSDELKQTKNNIGHSYSLEVKSNPRNISDNQFSDFRNVNDKDKYCQTEPCFCTDDSGSNHFYNCSIHYETQTYFDKNSQDSRKPNISSIYAQEMENLKEKLKELRNSAYKNSTSAEMVAESLVAKDKESEEKACRIMNKESPKVIRRTKTRLIRVKTRGRVANTIKVRRTNTKSTLSSRTSSIELEDSHSDYSGSDESLKEMDEDSQVSDNVPTESTKNGTARESVNVVENIGSGDSAVWPLRESLFPNVPPYISFNSFNAEVPRRMPIGRKFFKWKLSTITPIVVRKVLSNSGFALVRSEFTRESNQWLGTWGKHIKSPMFKTLKIHQKLNHFPGTFQLGRKDRLWRNFQRMINNYGLKEFGFLPYTYVLPQELKLLKYNWENKNTGGEWFIIKPPASARGVGIKVINKWAQLPKKTSLVVQKYIANPYLINGSKFDLRLYVLVTSFNPLRVYLYSEGLVRFASVKYSNNPKDIKEKYMHLTNYSINKLSSNYTANDDAHSTQGHKWTITKLLEYLSHEGVDTNLLWKNLEMLVVKTMIACEQPISELCSENMNTRYNCYELFGIDVLLDDKLKPWLLEVNISPSLHSSSPLDEHVKGPLVQALFNMVQFHFPSKLAPFVKPHLKCFESKMYTANLTQRETNKHSKFTNMLKREEYLEAILENLTGDDVRHLIQAEDELTVKEKFVRIFPTSSSHKLLDFMPPRYYNRLFDAWETKYHNNREKGIQRLQVLCAQRVHMKGATISNMQKNPEGDRVNTTSVLPLV; from the exons ATGCCTGGTCATGGTTTGCCTTCCagtagaaattttttgaaacttGAAGAATATCCATTGGAATATCATACCCTTTCAAGAGAAGAGAATATCACAAAGTATCAACAGTTTCAAAGTTGGTGTAACACTTGTGGGAAATCTTCTTACAAACAGGTTCCAAATGAATGTGTTGAACCTTGCAAGAAAAAATCTAAAGAAACAAAAACATGTGTGAAAAAATATCTAGATAATGAACAATTTGAAAACATGGAACTTGACTATCAATTAAAAGAAGGATGGTATGATACAAAAAAGCAATTCAGCAAGCCCTATGAGTgttgtagattttcatccttGAATGGAGCAGATGAGCAGCAGTACTATGATTGTTGTAGATTCAGACCAAACTTATGTGAATTGCCTACTTCTTACATTAGGAATACAAATAATTGTCAACCAAATCAAGCTTTGTCATGTTCAAAAATGTCAGATGATGGTAAGGAATATGTTGAGTGTCTTGAAAACAGGGTCAAATCTTATGAAAAAGCAATTAAATATGTTGAATACTCGGAGAATGCATCTGTTTTGCAAGTAGATCATGAAAAAATTAGGGATGCGTATGATGGTAGATTGCAAAAAACATGTGAGAAGTTAGCAGGGATACATTCACATTTTAATCCCATCATTTCAAGTGAGCGTTCAGATGAACTTAAACAAACAAAGAATAATATTGGACATTCTTATTCTTTGGAAGTGAAGTCAAATCCTCGCAATATATCTGACAATCAATTCAGTGACTTCAGAAATGTAAATGATAAAGACAAGTATTGCCAAACTGAACCCTGTTTCTGTACAGATGATAGTGGATCTAATCATTTTTATAATTGTAGTATACACTATGAAACTCAAACATACTTCGATAAGAATAGTCAAGATAGCAGGAAACCAAATATTTCATCTATTTATGCTCAagaaatggaaaatttgaaggagaaattgaaagaattaaGAAATTCCGCATATAAAAATAGCACATCTGCCGAGATGGTGGCAGAGTCCCTTGTGGCTAAAGATAAAGAAAGTGAAGAAAAAGCTTGTAGAATAATGAACAAAGAGTCCCCTAAAGTTATAAGACGGACGAAAACAAGATTGATCCGAGTTAAAACAAGGGGCAGAGTTGCTAATACTATTAAAGTTCGGAGAACAAATACTAAGAGTACTCTGTCTTCCAGGACCTCTTCTATCGAACTGGAGGACTCTCATAG CGATTATAGTGGTTCTGATGAGAGTTTGAAAGAAATGGATGAAGATTCTCAAGTGTCTGATAATGTACCTACTGAGAGCACAAAAAATGGAACAGCTAGAGAATCCGTCAATGTGGTGGAAAATATAG gtTCAGGAGATTCCGCGGTCTGGCCACTCAGGGAAAGTCTATTTCCGAACGTTCCGCCTTATATTAGTTTCAATTCTTTCAATGCCGAGGTACCAAGGAGAATGCCCATAGGAAGgaagtttttcaaatggaaacttagTACTATAACACCAATCGTAGTGAGGAAAGTTTTATCAAACTCGGGTTTCGCGTTGGTCCGAAGTGAGTTCACAAGAG AATCGAACCAGTGGCTAGGTACGTGGGGCAAGCACATAAAGTCGCCGATGTTCAAAACCCTGAAAATTCATCAGAAACTCAACCATTTTCCCGGCACCTTCCAGTTGGGGCGAAAGGATAGGTTGTGGCGAAATTTCCAGCGAATGATAAACAACTACGGTCTTAAGGA atttggTTTTCTTCCCTACACGTACGTCCTTCCTCAGGAGTTGAAGTTGCTAAAGTACAATTGGGAGAACAAAAATACGGGAGGCGAATggttcataatcaaacct CCGGCTTCTGcgagaggtgttggaataaaagTTATCAATAAGTGGGCTCAGCTACCTAAAAAGACCAGTTTGGTGGTACAAAAATACATAGCTAATCCGTACTTGATAAATGGGAGTAAATTCGACTTGAGATTGTACGTTCTTGTTACTAGCTTCAATCCTCTACGAGTGTATTTATATTCCGAAGGTCTCGTTAGATTTGCCAGTG TAAAATATAGTAATAATCCAAAGGATATAAAAGAGAAATATATGCACCTCACCAATTATAGTATAAATAAATTATCCAGTAATTACACTGCCAACGATGATGCTCACTCCACGCAAGGCCACAAGTG GACGATAACCAAGTTGTTGGAATATCTGAGTCACGAAGGGGTGGATACGAATCTCCTATGGAAAAATTTAGAAATGCTGGTCGTGAAAACAATGATAGCCTGCGAGCAACCGATATCTGAGTTGTGCTCAGAAAATATGAACACCAGGTACAACTGTTACGAGCTGTTCGGTATCGATGTTCTTTTGGACGATAAATTGAAACCCTGGTTGTTAGAG GTTAATATATCGCCAAGTCTTCATAGCTCGTCGCCCTTGGATGAACACGTCAAGGGACCTTTAGTACAAGCCCTATTCAACATGGTACAGTTTCACTTCCCTTCGAAACTGGCCCCCTTTGTTAAACCCCATCTGAAGTGTTTCGAGTCTAAGATGTATACGGCGAATTTAACTCAAAGGGAGACCAACAAGCATAGCAAGTTCACGAATATGTTGAAGAGGGAGGAGTATTTGGAAGCCATCCTTGAGAACCTCACAG
- the LOC123316386 gene encoding L-xylulose reductase-like — MESDDDNCGCLTKRRKSSEKNLRSSTVNFTLAMTLPLGPVAHPEYFLGKRVLVTGATRGIGKNLVKNLHYLGAQVIACGRTDADLDTLCAEVSGIQPLIFDVTKWSTIERKLHSIGDVDFLVNCAGISYLGSILNATEEQFDEIFNTNIKGLFVITKVFAEQLIKRKAKGSIVSVSSQSSTSGIRRHGLFGASKAAVEAFTRCAAVEFAPHDIRINCVSPSVILSKTARHIWNKAKDSKGFVSKIPMKRFGEVHEAVQGILFLLSDKSSMITGCTMPVDGGFSAC, encoded by the exons ATGGAGTCCGACGATGACAACTGTGGTTGCTTGACAAAAAGGAGAAAATCAAGCGAAAAAAATTTGAGATCAAGCACTGTGAATTTCACATTAGCTATGACTTTACCATTAG GTCCAGTTGCGCACCCAGAGTATTTCCTCGGGAAACGGGTGCTGGTAACTGGCGCGACGCGAGGAATAGGCAAGAACCTTGTGAAAAACCTGCATTATCTCGGCGCCCAAGTGATAGCCTGCGGTAGAACAGACGCCGACTTGGATACTTTATGCGCGGAAGTTTCCGGAATACAGCCGCTGATCTTTGACGTTACCAAGTGGTCGACCATAGAGAGGAAACTTCATTCCATAGGAGACGTGGATTTTCTGGTGAACTGCGCCGGGATATCGTACTTGGGTTCGATCCTGAACGCTACCGAGGAACAGTTCGACGAAATTTTCAACACCAACATCAAAG GCCTGTTCGTCATAACAAAGGTGTTCGCCGAACAGCTCATAAAGCGCAAGGCCAAAGGATCCATCGTTTCCGTCAGTTCCCAATCCAGCACGTCGGGAATCAGACGCCACGGCCTGTTCGGCGCCTCCAAGGCCGCCGTGGAAGCCTTCACCAGGTGCGCAGCAGTGGAATTCGCACCACACGACATTAGGATAAACTGCGTCAGCCCTTCGGTCATACTGTCCAAGACCGCGCGACACATATGGAACAAGGCAAAGGACTCCAAGGGTTTCGTGTCCAAGATACCGATGAAGAGATTCGGCGAGGTTCACGAGGCGGTCCAAGGGATACTGTTCTTGCTGAGCGACAAATCGTCTATGATCACCGGCTGTACGATGCCCGTGGATGGCGGGTTTTCCGCGTGCTGA